DNA sequence from the Manis javanica isolate MJ-LG chromosome 15, MJ_LKY, whole genome shotgun sequence genome:
GATAAATGATAGGAGCTGGTTATAACTCAATTTAACAAATTTAGCTAACAATGGGGTCCTACTGATCTTCAACAGTCAACTAAGAAGAGTTTAATTTGAAGGTGGGAAGGTGGAGCTCCCAGACTCCTGAGTCATTAACATACCACATCGGAAAATCTGGACGGTCATGGATTCTGATAATCTTAAAATgtccttaaaaataatcagccttATGCTTTCCCCAACTTTCACTCTCTTTCCCTACTGAACACCACAAAGATCCTTTCTCTTCTCATTGAGGGTGAGCTAATGCAGGGGGATAACTCTGACCACTCACCTAAGATGCTGCTCCAAAACAACTTCAGGCTGTCCAAAATGCTACCCGCTGCACGTTCAAGTGTAACACACGTTCAAGCATAACACACAGTCACCTCTGGGGGCACTGGACAGCTGTTAGGCACCCTTGGTTTAGGGTGAATGAAAACAAATAGATTGCATTGCTCCTTAAAGTACACAAAGCATAAGGAGAAGTATGTCTGTCTTTGAATCTAAGTCTTGGCTAGAAGAGCTCAGGGAGGTTGCGACAGAGTAAGGCTTTTGTATTCTTGAGGTGCAGGATAGGCAGGGAGTCAGAAAGTTAGGCAAGGAAAAAATTTTGCCTAAAGCTTAGCTTGTATATCCCCAGCACAGCTTGTATGGCAGTTATCACCCCTAAGCTAATGAGCTAGCTCCCTGTAAGGGCTGAAGGATTGCTTCCCTGGGCCGGACCCACATGGCATCTGACAGGGAGAACAGCCATACTTGTACTGTGGTGGAAACCATAATAATgtaacagggaaaagaaaaacaaaccagctCTCAAAGAGCTAGAGAAGAAGCAGTCACTTAGTGCAGAAGGACACAAGATCAGGGACACATCTCAGAACCTAAGAACTCTTAAGTATCCACTCACTACTACGTACACCATCAGCATCGTTTCCTCCCAATGTCCTAACCAGTCTAACATCCAAGGATTCAGATATTCCATTTATTGACAAATCATCAAATCATTTTTACCACAACAGCTTCCTGTTGCGATTATTGTCCTATAGAATAACCCTCACTAGCAGAACTCACAAATGAAGTCACCATTGATAACCACATTTCCCCCAAACAACTCTAGATCTTGAATATACCTAAGGCAGTGAGAATAATTTTCAGTTAGAAATATTCTTTGCAGTCCTCATGGCCAGCCTAACCTCAAAAGCACTCATATTTCaatgttttccttcttatttttcatgttttctatacCCTAAATCATTATTTAACTGTACAGAGCTTGATATTAAAACCTATCATTATCTCAGAACTATGGCTCATATTTCATCTCAAAAATATTTGCTTACCCAGAATTGAGTAAGAAAAACAACTTGAAATgcagttatttatttaaaaaaattatttccttattaaaaaatgttttaattgagATAAAAAACACAGCATAAAATGGATTATCTTAACCATctttaagcatacagttcagtaGCAGTAAGTATATTCACACGGCTgtgcaacagatctccagaacttctcCATCTTGCAAAACAGAAAAGGTATCCATTAAATGATTTACCCGTTTCTGCTAAGCACCATTCTGCTCTGTTTCTATGAACTGACTACTCTAGATACTGCATATGAGTAGAATcaacacagtatttgtcttttgtgactgaccTATTTCCCTTGACATAAGgttcctcaaggttcatccaagttgtGGATTGTGAcaggattttcttctcttttagggctgagtaatactccattgtgtgttttacatatatatacatatatcactttttgtttatccattcatccttcaaTGGATATTTGGGTTACTTTCATCTCTtggctattattaataatgctgttatgaacctAAATGTGTAAATatctgagaccctgctttcaatttttttggacATATACCAAAGTAAAATTCCTGGATCACATGGCacttctatttatagtttttagaaAAACTAATATACTGTCTTCCACAGCAGAAATCCCACACAGAGTGCGCAAGGTTTCTAatttcaccacatcctcaccaacacttgttatttatttatttatttatttcacatcctaatgggtgtgaggtaatatggttttaatttgtatttccctaatgattagtgcaattgagcatgttttcatatgctctttggccatttgtgtatcagctttggaaaaatgtctactcaagtcctttACTATTTACTTTTAAGAGAGAGAGGCAATTTTAAAGTCATTATCCAAGTCATGATctctataaaaatttattttataaatggtttGAGATGATCTGAAACTGGAATGCAAATAAcacattattctttttaaatgtctgtatCTCTGTAAATCTACATAGAAACCCAGGAGTTCTATAAATCAAACAAACACAGCAAGTGATTTCATTTCCACATACACAGCAGaagttttaattctttattaaagataattttgttAGCATGGTAAGTAAGTAGGCTTGTAATTTATAACTTAGGAACTGTTTACTGATTTTTCTGACAGATAACatcaaataatgataatgaaatgatATAATGGAAAAGAAACTGCCAAAGGGTTATTTTGATTATATTGGAATTTTTGTATTAAGTAACCTTAAGTTGGGAAGCGTCTGGTCCACGCCCCACTATGCTTCTTGAGGGTATTTTCTTCCATTGGCTCCTACTCTTTGGTGCCCCACTTATATCAGTATTTCTCAAAGTAAGATCCATAGACCACTTGCCCTGGAATCACCTGGGTCATGTAGAAGGGCAAGTTTTGGTTAAAAAGCCAGATTTCTGGGCTCTACCCTGCCTTCCTCTTTTTCATATAGGTTCCTATGATGGCACTTGACACATTATGTATTTGATTATTGTCTGTTTCTCCTCACTCCAATTTAaactctgttttgttcactgctgtatctttAGTGTCTACAGTATGATacacataataggtactcaaatatttgtggaataaatgttGATGAACAAATCTGTTACTGTTTGTTGATAGTACATTAACATCTATCAAAATATAGTATCTGATTTGGCATAAACTTAtggattcattcattttaatttttaatttatgtccTGAGGTCTGCAAAGTCATTATGCTTTCCATTTGCCCTAACTTCTGAATGAATCTGAATACAACTGTCACAAGTTTCATATCACCTCTATCccaaaatatttcatgaattGCTACTACTTACAGAGAAAAACTATACTTCTTAGAATGAGTCTGAGACCCTCCATGATTTAGTGCCAGCCTGCCTCTTTGGCCTCTTCTACAACATTCTTCTCTGCAGACCTCACTGAAGTCTTGTACAGGCACTTGTCCACTCCAGTTTTACATGGTTCTATTAGTCAGAAATGCTATTTTACCCTTGCTGTTTGCCTACATGCTACTTGCCTTTCAAGGCATGGCTTAAAGGTCAGCTCCAGATAAGGCTTATTCCCCAAATGCTACAGCTCAATTTAACTGCCCTGTTTCTCAGTTTGCATACACCAAATATTTAACACAGTGCTTTCCATATGCTAATGGTCTCCAAGAACTTTTACTTAATGTCCATAGGACTAATTGTGAGTAGGCTGTAACTTACCAGTTGCAAAGCCTGGCTCTGAGTCATTGCTCTTACCATCACTGTCTTCCAAAAGAATCTTCCTCTGCTGAACTGCAGCTTtagatgctgcttttctttttccctgagcACCAGGCAAGTCATCTTCCTCAGTAATCTTATCCAGATCTTCAGAAGAGGcatgaaaatcaatgaaaaacttTTTGTGCCCAGTAATATTTAAAGAACTGCAAAATAGACGTATATTACATCTGTTTTTATCTGCCCAGCTTCATTCCTCCCCTGCTTCTAGTAATAGACCACGTAATCCAATCTGGGCCAATCATAACACAAAGAGTCTCCAAAGGGTCCAGTTTAAGGATAAGTCCAAGACCCAAACACAGAGTGTCTTTCCCCAAAAAATTTCAAACTGGGGCTGGAAAGAGCAGCCCCTTTCTTCAGCGGTCAAATGCTGCTGGAGGCCATGGGTGGTCATAACCGTCTACCAGGGATGAAACTGGGTCTGCAGTAAAACAGGGCTCAAACAAACAAGAAGTGAAGAGAACCTTGGCAAATTTAAAGACCCTGATTCTAGCTACAGGTTCAGgaatttaaataaaggaaaatagcactattgataaataaatattagtattAAAAACTTACCTAAATAATCACTGGCTACACTGCAATTGGAGATATGGGGAGATTTATTCATGGTTTCTGTTTCACTATTGCAACATTTTTCAATGCCTAAAGATAAGGAAGGTGTAAAAAGACGCAAATGCACTTAATCAATgtctagaaatagaaaattagtGCTAAAATGTAATAGCATCCAGATGCAGATAAATGATCCAAACTCAAACAAGCACAGTGACATTTTACCTGGACAGGCTAGCATATGGTCAGGAGTTTGGGCCTGAAAGCCAACAGACGTCATCAGACTTAAGCTCAAATCCAGCCATTACCACTTACACCGGCTATAGGACCATGGGAAAACTGCTTATCCTCTTTAAGACttaatttcctcatgtgtaaagtgGAGACAAAAACAGTGTGGTAATTAAGTGGGGTTACTGTGGGGGATCAAATGTCTGTTGCATGTGGAAACTGCTTATTGCAGCCCAGCAGATAGGAAATGGTCAATAAACAGTAACTACCATTTCTGTGTAGAGAATTCCACGCTTTTACTAACATAATCATTACAACATAATCTTCAATCATTATAATAACCTTAAAATGATCAAAAGTATTTAAGGGGACTTCAAGTCATAATAATTGGTACCATTAAATCCCAGTGCTACAAATATCACGTACATTATTCCATGAGAAGTGGCACATCCAAGAATCCTACTGCACATTCTACAGTCTCTTACAGGAAAGAGATGAATGTCATGTTCTCAGTTTTGGATATGACAGTCCTCTCTTTTACATGTCTTTGGTTCCTGATTACTGAAAGGCTCCCCCATCAATACTGCTGCATTCATCTTCAAATAGGAGATAATACTGACTTAAACATCTATAACCTTAAATAAGGTGATGGGCTAAAAATATTCTCCAACGTAAAAGtcaaatcaaaataatttaatcCAAAAAGGATTTTAGCGGTTTTGGATGTCTTTTCCAGGAACAATGATTTCTGCCTCTCCAGAATATCATCATTGCCGTCTGCTGCAGAGTCACCAGAAAAATCAAAGGACCAAAATAGAGAAATCCAAAAGTCATAAATCTTCTAAGTCTACTGAACTTGCTAACCAACTTAGTATCCTCAACTccataagtaataaaaattatcattattagGTCATTTTTAACATATGTAAATTTTGAGAGAAAGGAAGTAGATTGCTAGGATTGTACAGATTGAGTCACTTAATCAAGAAATTAAATGTTCAATGTATACAAAGATGTACTTTGAACATCCAAGCTCATAGTCATTGTCCTCAAGTTTACTTTGGGTGTTAAGCAAAGACGTATGTATGTATGCACGAGATTCAGATAGCAGAATAAACACTTGTATTCAGTTGTACCCTCTGCATATTGCTCCATTTATAGTCCAAAGTATTAAAATTCTATTCTTTCCTTTGTTAAGGCTCCTCCAAAGAAATGATTACAAAAGTAGTAAGGttataaagataaatatacagaaaacaaagTTACTTTTATCTTGAGACTCCTCCACATCAGTGGTGACTGTTGGAACTTCCTTCACTGATAAAGCCAGTGCAACTTCTAAGTCTCTCCGGTAGAGTTTGTCATCTAAAGCCATCCTAAAATAGACACACAAATAATAATGagtgtttaaaaatatcaatCTCAATTAAACTTGTTCTGAATACAAGTCCCTCATCAAttatatagtttgcaaatatcttctcccatttctgGGCTGTTTTCCCACTACAGTTAAAATGTAGTATAAGAAGCTCaaaatcaaaaaccaaaaaaaaagtaaaaaaagtaaagagaatgaCATGGTTAAGTTTCTCTGTGTTAATTAACTTTCCTCCCGCCTATAGCAGTGACCGATCCCATGCCCCATGCTCTACTTGTGAATGTTCCTTTTCTGCCCATCTCCTCCCCATACTTCAGGTTTGGGGCCTCTCAGGACTTCCTTCCCTCACAGTCTCTTCTCTCTTGACACCAACCTAATGTTAGTCCAGGGCTACTTTGGAAATAATAGGACGTTCTCACTGCTGGACAAGTCTCAACAATATAAAGAGTATATGTCttttatatgcaaacaaatacatcattctaaatttttaaatgtccttataaaatgtccttttaaatcattaaaagtgtgcttataaatattatttttaacaaaatacttGTGAAGATTGATGGACTTCAGAGGCAGGTACAGGGTCCTGAGAAAGTAAGCTGTAACTTCTAAACTCTGTAATTATGATGGTGTTCCCATGTAAACAGACATTTCCTTACATGTttgtgaaatttcttttttaagtcagAAAATCTTAAGGGGATTAATGGTACATCCCTGTTCTCCTACAAGCACTAAATAATACCATGACTCTGCTTGTGTTCTCATTTAAACGAAGAGTTGGGATCTATCTATCTTCTAAATTAACACATTTAATGTCACGTATTTCCTGTATGTCTTACCTCTCACCTTTTTTTAGGGGTTTTCTCTTGTAGTGGGATCTCTTCATTCTGGAgattcttcagttttgctttcggGTTTTCTAGTTTTACCTCCTTTGGTGTTGTTTTGGATTTCTTAGTTGAAGGTGCAGTTGCAGAAACAAAGTCATCTATTTATgtgtcaattaaaaataaaagaatataagaaataGCTTTTCCTAAGTAAGAATAAATATAATCTTTTGAAATTCATTGCAGTGTGTGTTTAAGTTTAAAGGGTAGGcaaattgtttaatttccacaattTAAAAACTATTGTTGGTATAttgtttgcctttatttttattcatgctTTTCAATTTTGTCTTAATCCAAAAAGCATTTTAGCAGCTTGGAtgttttttacttattaaaatacCAATCTATTAAAAACTAATTCACTACAAAAATGATATAGTTCTTCTGTTGATACTCAACATATAACTATTGCTATAACTTATAAACTTATCCATGACACATGTATGCATACCTTCAGGGCACATGCAGTCTTATTCATGTACTTTAGCATTTACTAATATATGTTCTCTCCTTTATGCTTCTCCATGTAGTAATACAATAAATTGTGACTTGCCCTGCACACATAGTATCTAGAACACAAccagcattttataaatatttggtgaCAAACTGATGATAGTAGCAAAATGCTGGAAGTTATATTTTATGCTATTTTCCCTGTTTTAGACACACTTAAGGCTGTGCCCAATGCAAAAAACAGATTCCTTCAACCCTTAGAATTACTAAATGCTTGACTCGCAGAAAGATACAGCAGTCTAAGAAATACAAAACCTACTTTAAAGTATAATGTAATCTAACAACCTGAGGTTTCTCAAACTCTTTGACTGAAGTTAATGGCcgggaaataaatatataacctaACAGGGTATAGCTTAAGCCTAAGCTTTCTTCAAGGCCTTCTTTTGTCTTACAATTAATGGGGATTTCACAGTTACTAAATGTAgctatgtatacacacacaacaaGCAATTTATATACTGTAACACACCTATGTTTCAAAAATACAATGTGTTCCCTCTCAGAAGGACAGGAGGATACAAACCCCACATTTGAGAAATGTGGACCTAGGGTAGCTTAGACCCAAAGAGCTATTTCACCTATCCCTGTTCATTTATCACCTACCTACACAATTCTTATCAGTGTAATTACTGGGATAATTGTCTCAAATGCTtcgaaaattatttttccagacCTACCTCATATGCAAtgggtactatgttgaatatctGAGAGAGATATATATACATCCTACAAAttctgaggaaataaatttctaagtctttaaagcaaaaaataagaaTCCCTACTTACCATCGCTGTCAGAGTTCTCAAACTGTGAGTAATTGACTGGCTTCTTATGCCTATGAccaaaacagaattttttctaatttacacAAATGTCAATTTCTCACCTCATTCCTTAAGACCACTGATAgtcttgaataaataaaaacatgtttggaTAGTCTTAAGAATACATAAACTTCAAACACAATATGGATTTTATAGCAGGGAATCAGCATTAGCAGACATAGTTATAACTGTATTTGACATActtgataagaaaaataattaatttaaaaaattaaccatactacactgatggacagtgactgcaatggggtatggggggtgactcgataataagggtgaaggTAATAACCACACTGTTCTTCTTGTGaacccttcataagagtgtacatcaaggataccttaataaaaaataataataataaaaaagcacaTTGTCAATGGGAAGTGATGCAGACAGCATATGCCCATTACAGTGTGATGAGACGGGCTCTCTGCCTCCAGGGCATTTTTCCCCAAGGCCATGACCACGGTCATCACAGGAAAACAGAGGAAAACCTAATGCCTTAGTCCGTTCAGGCTGCTACAATGAGATTCCACAGACTGGATAGCTTATatacaacagacatttattcccCTCATTTCTAGGGGTTAGaggtccaagatcagggtgccagtatGGGTGGCTAGGTGAGCACCCTCTTTCAGGTTGCAGATTTCTTGAAGGCTCCTCACATGGTGGATGCGGGGTCCTCATGACCTcacttcctaataccatcacactggggatcaggatttcaacatatggattCAGCACAAACATTCAGATCGTGGCAGCCAAATtgagagacattctacaaaatacctgaccagtactcctcaaaactatgAAAGtcttgaaaaggaaaagaaagatggagaGACTCCAGCCCAGGGAAGCGTAAGGAGACACAGCGACTAAAAGCAATGCAGTGCTTTGGATAGGATCCTGCATGTGAAAAAAACTAgagaaatccaaataaagtctgGAGTTGAGTTGACAGTAATGTACTGATGttggtttcttagttttgacagaAGTACCATGGAAATATAAGACATTAACATTAGGGGAAACCAGGTGAAGTGTATAAAGGATCCCTCTGTACTTTCCTTGAAACTTGGttaatctaaaattatttaaaaataaaaaaattaaccccCCAAGagcaggaataaaacaatatgccACATTAGTTTtacattgtggtcagagaaggaaaagaaagatggggaaaaaaatccatccaAAAAAGACAGAGATAGAGGCAGGGACATCCAAAGAGCAACAGACAGGTACAGAAATAGACTGGTGGGCTCCGGGAGGGTGTGAGAGCTCCTGCGCCTTGTTATGTGGCTCCCTGCTACTCTCTTAAGCCACAGGGAGCAGAGAAAAGGATCATTCTTTAAACCAAGTTAGAGATCTTACATGGGCTGGAAACATATGAATAGTGAGAAACTACTCTGCCTTTCTCTATTTCCAAATGTTAGGTATGTTTTCTATGTGAATCTGAATGTTCTGCAGATGTGTGAATAGCTTTGGTTTAGCAAGTTTTCAGGAACCTTGGTGAGACTGATCACTGAGCTTTTGACTCCGAAAACTGTCATGTGTCATAGAGATGTTCTTGGAGAATCCCACACCCTCTAGTGTCCCAAAGCCAACAGGATATATTCAGAATTGATCTTGACTTCATCCTGATGGGCACTTCAATTTAGGAATCAATCAGTTTTGGTCTACCTGAAAATAGATATAatgggaagcaaaaaaaaaaaacctaaaataaatcTCTAAGGTCAGGTTAAGTTTTCACAACTGCACATATGAAGTCTTCGggggttctttttttaaaagaagactcCCAGTATTTCACAGACACTTCCCTGATCATTTAACCTGCAGCTAATCTGCAATTAATACCTGCTAATAATTTCTTCAGATCAACGTGCACTCACTTATACTTTCCATGGTGTTTTTCCATAAAGGACTTGAGACGGTACTAACCATAAGTCAGGGTAGTCTTGATAAGGTTGTGTGAGATAGTAACAGCCAATCAAAGATATTAGATTAGTGTGTTCCTGAAACCAACTCAAACATGTATTTCAAGGATGGGATACTCACATCCAGTTTTCCAAATCTTTTACTGACATTGATCAGAGAACCCACATACCATATTATATACGATGAAATCTCTATCTAGAAAAACTGATTGAGATTTTGATAATGTTTAATATGTTGGAAGTAGGAGGGTAGGGAGACAGATTTGGGAAAACATCTCAGGGACTGCATATTTCATCTTGAATTAGTTTTATACCATAAATGTGAAGTTCTTATGAGCTTGGAAATGcagaaaattatataaactcTTTAACAAGTGCCAAAGTTCTAAAGTGCCCtcttatatttgttttcctttccagtgACACCACATGCCAAATCTGAATTGGATTAAGTCTGCTGAATTTGCTATCAGTGCTAGGAACTATGTAGCccatacagaaaaaaaacttcacctagaaatgcaaaaaaaaaaaaaaaaaaaaaaaattaaccaacaAACCAAGAATAATCAATATAACACAGTTTATATACTGTTTAATTGCTATTAGGTATTTATAAGTTCCTGTCATATATATTCTTTGGTTTTATATGTGCCTTAGTCTTCTTTACTATAAACTTCTTGACACTAAAagccattttctgttttttttaaatctcctaaGAAAAATGTTCCTTATGCAGTggacactttaaaatggtgaatgaCTTTGTACCTGCCACCTGAACTACATCTTTATACTACTTTAGAGGTACTAGAAGTGATAAGTGAAGGAAGTAAAAtcatttccctctccctcctctagGCCCTAAATGAAATgacattttagttttcatttccatcTTCTGCCAAATACCCAAGTGTGAATAACCTAGATTGTCAGTTGTTCTTGTAAGTAAAAATGGTGTTCTATGAAAACGAGGCTAGTTCAGCCCATGATTCAAACAACCTCACTAGTGTTTCTCCTAGACAACAATTGGAGAAGTGCTTTATGGACATTTCTTATTCCCTCCTACAGAATAGTTCAATGAAATATACTCTTGTTACTCTCCTACTCTATGGAGTCAAAGAATTTGAGAGCTGCATAAATATGGAAACCCTTTGGAAATTCTGAGATTGAATGATAACAATAAAATGAAGACTCTCAAATAAAAGAAGCATGGTCAGTGGTTGAGCTATAATGAAAATAATCCTTACTGCTTCATCAAGCACCTGACACTgccatttaatttttctcctcTGAGTGTGTACAGAATACAAGGAGTTTGGTGGCACTGCCTGGATTTATGCTCAGGTGCCAGCAGTTCTACTGCCACTGCagtgcagatgagaaaacaatgaaaaaagcaagttaaTATTATTATGGTAATAATGTTGACTTCATGGACCTCCCAAGAGGGTCTCAGGGACTCCTAGGGGTCTGCAGACCCTACTTTGACAACTGCTGTTCCGGACAGAGGGATTGTGTCTTCACTACTTGGTCGTTTAAAACCCATTCCAAATTTATATGCTCCAATCAGAACTCTTGATCCTTCACACCTCCTGAACCTGTTCCTTTTCCTAGTATTTCCTGCCTCCACACAAAGGTTATATCCTCTCAATAGCTcaagtaaaaataatacaaagtcaTCTGGGGTCTTTTTTTCCCTTACCTCCACACCCACTTCGTCAGCAAGTTGTCAGTGCTACCTCCAAAATACATCCCAACCTCATCTGTCCCATTCTATGTGCACTGATAACACTCTACCTGAAACCACTGCCCAGTAATAGCCTCCTATTTCCTGCTCCCATTATGGTCACCCTCTCTCTCAATCATTCTCCACCAGCAGCCAATgaactttataaaaacaaaatgagatttcCCTTCCCTGTTTGAAACTCTCCAATGACTTCCCACTGCACTTAGaacaaaatccaaactcctttctAAAACCTACAAGGCCCTACCTGCTCTGGCCCCTCCCTATTTCTGACTTAATCCTCTACAATGCACCCGACTGACTGCTGGTGCTAAGGCTTTACTGGCCTTCCTTCTGTCCCTCAGTCATGATCAAGCTCAGGGCCTAGGCTCTTGTTCCCTCTACGTTGATTCCCTCAGATTTTCACTGGCTAATTCCTTCTTGTCATTCTCATCTCATCTCACATATGATCCCCTAATGGTGCACACCCTAACTACCTAAaggccttcctcctcctcactccCTATCACTTTGCCATGTTTATTTTGGGGCCCCCAACCTCACCAATGACAGAATGTAACCCCCTGACAGCTACTACAATACAGAGGTAAATATTGTCCATAACTTTACTAAATAAATGGCTGACCCTGGGCCTCCACAGCACTCACCTGTGGTTAAACGGAGGAACAGTTTCAAAAAGGATAATGGAGAGCGCAGAGGATCTGAAGCTAGGTGTCATAGGTTTGGAATCTTCCTGCCATTCGCCAGCTGTGTGAACTCAGGTAAATTGGCTTTTATGCCTAGGAGTTTACATCCATAAAACAGGGATACTTAAAGTGCTATATCAAAGAACTATAGGGATGAACAAGTGAAGCAATACCCAAGT
Encoded proteins:
- the RAD51AP1 gene encoding RAD51-associated protein 1 isoform X5, producing the protein MTPSFRSSALSIILFETVPPFNHRHKKPVNYSQFENSDSDDDFVSATAPSTKKSKTTPKEVKLENPKAKLKNLQNEEIPLQEKTPKKRMALDDKLYRRDLEVALALSVKEVPTVTTDVEESQDKSIEKCCNSETETMNKSPHISNCSVASDYLDLDKITEEDDLPGAQGKRKAASKAAVQQRKILLEDSDGKSNDSEPGFATGEDSEDDSDFSESEDDEEFTMRKSKVKETKKKEVKVKPPVEKKEKKPQCKQNALVTSVDSTLTAIKSESQPSPKKISLSSEITRKPLQIHSPSAQSKRPKWVPPDFNEDFKVFWRRKGGRLVPE
- the RAD51AP1 gene encoding RAD51-associated protein 1 isoform X6; translated protein: MTPSFRSSALSIILFETVPPFNHRHKKPVNYSQFENSDSDDDFVSATAPSTKKSKTTPKEVKLENPKAKLKNLQNEEIPLQEKTPKKRMALDDKLYRRDLEVALALSVKEVPTVTTDVEESQDKSIEKCCNSETETMNKSPHISNCSVASDYLDLDKITEEDDLPGAQGKRKAASKAAVQQRKILLEDSDGKSNDSEPGFATGEDSEDDSDFSESEDDEEFTMRKSKVKETKKKEVKVKPPVEKKEKKPQCKQNALVTSVDSTLTAIKSESQPSPKKISLSSEITRKPLQIHSPSAQSKRPKWVPPGIDLC
- the RAD51AP1 gene encoding RAD51-associated protein 1 isoform X4, which gives rise to MVRPVRHKKPVNYSQFENSDSDDDFVSATAPSTKKSKTTPKEVKLENPKAKLKNLQNEEIPLQEKTPKKRMALDDKLYRRDLEVALALSVKEVPTVTTDVEESQDKSIEKCCNSETETMNKSPHISNCSVASDYLDLDKITEEDDLPGAQGKRKAASKAAVQQRKILLEDSDGKSNDSEPGFATGEDSEDDSDFSESEDDEEFTMRKSKVKETKKKEVKVKPPVEKKEKKPQCKQNALVTSVDSTLTAIKSESQPSPKKISLSSEITRKPLQIHSPSAQSKRPKWVPPAASGGSSPLVGAVKSPSQSLRLGLSRLARVKPLHPNTTSS
- the RAD51AP1 gene encoding RAD51-associated protein 1 isoform X1; this encodes MTPSFRSSALSIILFETVPPFNHRHKKPVNYSQFENSDSDDDFVSATAPSTKKSKTTPKEVKLENPKAKLKNLQNEEIPLQEKTPKKRMALDDKLYRRDLEVALALSVKEVPTVTTDVEESQDKSIEKCCNSETETMNKSPHISNCSVASDYLDLDKITEEDDLPGAQGKRKAASKAAVQQRKILLEDSDGKSNDSEPGFATGEDSEDDSDFSESEDDEEFTMRKSKVKETKKKEVKVKPPVEKKEKKPQCKQNALVTSVDSTLTAIKSESQPSPKKISLSSEITRKPLQIHSPSAQSKRPKWVPPAASGGSSPLVGAVKSPSQSLRLGLSRLARVKPLHPNTTSS
- the RAD51AP1 gene encoding RAD51-associated protein 1 isoform X2; the encoded protein is MTPSFRSSALSIILFETVPPFNHRHKKPVNYSQFENSDSDDDFVSATAPSTKKSKTTPKEVKLENPKAKLKNLQNEEIPLQEKTPKKRMALDDKLYRRDLEVALALSVKEVPTVTTDVEESQDKSIEKCCNSETETMNKSPHISNCSVASDYLDLDKITEEDDLPGAQGKRKAASKAAVQQRKILLEDSDGKSNDSEPGFATGEDSEDDSDFSESEDDEEFTMRKSKVKETKKKEVKVKPPVEKKEKKPQCKQNALVTSVDSTLTAIKSESQPSPKKISLSSEITRKPLQIHSPSAQSKRPKWVPPASGGSSPLVGAVKSPSQSLRLGLSRLARVKPLHPNTTSS
- the RAD51AP1 gene encoding RAD51-associated protein 1 isoform X3, whose amino-acid sequence is MTPSFRSSALSIILFETVPPFNHRHKKPVNYSQFENSDSDDDFVSATAPSTKKSKTTPKEVKLENPKAKLKNLQNEEIPLQEKTPKKRMALDDKLYRRDLEVALALSVKEVPTVTTDVEESQDKSIEKCCNSETETMNKSPHISNCSVASDYLDLDKITEEDDLPGAQGKRKAASKAAVQQRKILLEDSDGEDSEDDSDFSESEDDEEFTMRKSKVKETKKKEVKVKPPVEKKEKKPQCKQNALVTSVDSTLTAIKSESQPSPKKISLSSEITRKPLQIHSPSAQSKRPKWVPPAASGGSSPLVGAVKSPSQSLRLGLSRLARVKPLHPNTTSS